The Anabas testudineus chromosome 14, fAnaTes1.2, whole genome shotgun sequence genome includes a region encoding these proteins:
- the taf1 gene encoding transcription initiation factor TFIID subunit 1 isoform X2 produces MSDSDSDEDQDRPFSLTGFLFGNINEDGQLEDDSVLDNESKKHLAGLGTLGLGSLITEITASEEEDQEENRDSGSVDAEGWVKSTEDAVDYSDISEVAEDETKKYRQAMGSLQPCRKTDDEDDYDADCEDIDSKLMPPPPPPSLPTSAKKEEPSSQSTNVGEEGDGIILPSIIAPSSTGDKVDFSSSSDSESETDRPCQGPGSGAPPDRLNLPLAGIMQKDAAKALPGVTQLFPEFRPGRVLRFLRLFGPGKNMPSVWRSARRKKKRKHRDPQPGTPPPEGEPTEPNQEKSSGWIYEYAPPPPPEQCLSDDEITMMAPVESKFSQACGDGDKEAESRPKVAEWRYGPAQLWYDMLGVPEDGSSFNYGFKLKEDQSSEPQKQETPKEITETPQEFQLQGGDEEDDDGGDNDDDDDRRKVRTALENELFLMVTQLQWEDDIIWNGEDVKHKGTKTQRASLAGWLPSSMTRNANAYNAQQGLSRSNSQLVPPTPPPMPKTSSISGSKREKNSHDNQASLEEDCPWFSIFPIDNEELVYGRWEDSIIWDDQEMDHLLMPPVLTLDPNDENIILEIPDEKEEMTSHSPSKENKKENAIKKSRILLGKTGVIKDEPQQNMSQPEVKDPWNLSNDEFYYPKQQGLRGTFGGNIIQHSIPALELRQPFFPTHMGPMKLRQFHRPTLKKYSFGALAQPGPHAVQPLLKHIKKKAKMREQERQASGGGDMFFMRTPQDLTGKDGDLILAEYSEEYPPLIMQVGMASKIKNYYKRKPGKDPGAPDCKYGETVYCHTSPFLGSLHPGQLLQAFENNLFRAPIYLHKMKETDFLVIRTRHGYYVREIVDIFVVGQECPLFEVPGPNSKRANTHIRDFLQVFIYRLFWKSKDRPRRIRMEDIKKAFPSHSESSIRKRLKLCADFKRTGMDSNWWVLKPDFRLPTEEEIRAMVSPEQCCSYYSMLVAEQRLKDAGYGEKSFFAPEEENEEDFQMKIDDEVRTAPWNTTRAFISAMKGKCLLEVTGVADPTGCGEGFSYVKVPNKPTQQKDDKEPQPAKKTVTGTDADLRRLSLKNAKQLLRKFGVPEEEIKKLSRWEVIDVVRTMSTEQARSGEGPMSKFARGSRFSVAEHQERYKEECQRIFDLQNKVLESTEVLSTDTDSSSAEDSDFEEMGKNIENMLQNKKTSSQLSREREEQERKELQRMLLGEESDRDNKGRKERRKGLSSSLSTSSHKDDDTSSVTSLNSSATGRRLKIYRTFRDEDGKEYVRCETVRKASVIDAYTRIRTTKDDEFIRKFALFDEQHREEMRKERRRIQEQLRRLKRNQEKDKIKGPPEKKAKKVKERPDLKLKCGACGAIGHMRTNKFCPLYYQTNAPPFNPVAMTEEQEEELEKTVIHNDNEELIKVEGTKIVLGKQLIESADEVRRKSLVLKFPKQQLPQKKKRRVGSAVHCDYLNKPHKAIHRRRTDPMVTLSSVLESIINDMRDHPNTYPFHTPVNAKVVKDYYKIITRPMDLQTLRENVRKRMYPSREEFREAVELIVKNSATYNGAKHPITQVAQSMLDLCDAKLKEKEDRLVRLEKAINPLLDDDDQVAFSFILDNIVTQKMMVVPDSWPFHHPVNKKFVPDYYKVIVSPMDLESIRKNISKHKYQNRDAFLSDVSLIHANSIKYNGPDSPYTKTALEIVNVCKQTLSEYDEHLTQLEKDISTAKEAALDAADLESLDPMTPGPYTPQGRHGRRPGEEESDVDIEGFEEEDDGKPKTPAPAEDAEGDLEDEDDEEDMLLPPHRRVRDQEEEEYEEEEDGENRRSNRPAQASVLYQDLLMSDGEDDASEEEGDNPFSAIQLSESGSDSDREVDVRPAPPRRAQEIARMGMDQDESMMSYEGDGPDETHMEDSNISYGSYEETDSRSQMQASSMGNGEEYGISEEEEEDEEDEARRRGPAVLSQVQLSEDEESEEFRSIGGDSDLDSDN; encoded by the exons TCGGAGAAGAGGGTGACGGCATCATCTTGCCCTCCATCATTGCGCCATCCTCTACAGGTGATAAGGTTGACTTTAGCAGTTCCTCAGACTCTGAGTCAGAAACTGACCGTCCGTGCCAAGGCCCAGGGTCCGGAGCCCCCCCGGACCGGCTCAACCTCCCACTTGCTGGCATAATGCAAAAAGATGCTGCTAAGGCACTACCGGGTGTCACACAGCTTTTCCCAGAGTTTAGGCCTGGAAGG GTGCTTAGGTTCTTACGACTGTTTGGTCCTGGAAAAAACATGCCGTCAGTTTGGAGGAGTGCCCGCAGGAAGAAGAAGCGAAAGCACCGGGACCCTCAGCCCGGGACACCACCTCCAGAGGGGGAGCCCACAGAACCAAACCAGGAGAAGTCGTCTGGATGGATTTACGAATATgccccacctcctcccccagAGCAATGTCTCTCTGATGATGAG ATAACAATGATGGCTCCAGTGGAATCTAAGTTCTCACAAGCATGTGGTGATGGGGACAAGGAGGCAGAGTCTCGACCCAAAGTGGCAGAATGGAGATATGGTCCAGCCCAGCTATGGTACGACATGCTAGGGGTTCCTGAGGATGGGAGCAGTTTCAACTATGGCTTTAAGCTGAAAGAAGATCAGTCCAGTGAGCCTCAGAAGCAGGAAACGCCTAAAGAAATAACAGAGACTCCTCAAGAG TTTCAGCTACAGGGTGGcgatgaggaggatgatgatggtggtgataatgatgacgatgatgacaGACGTAAAGTCAGAACAGCCCTTGAGAATGAGCTCTTCCTGATGGTCACTCAGCTTCAGTGGGAGGACGATATCATCTGGAATGGGGAGGATGTAAAACACAAGGGCACCAAGACTCAGCGAGCCAGCCTGGCGGGATGGCTGCCCTCTAGCATGACCCGCAATGCCAATGCTTACAATGCACAGCAAG GTCTGTCAAGAAGTAATTCCCAGTTGGTGCCACCTACACCTCCACCCATGCCCAAAACGTCTTCAATCTCTGGCTCTAAGCGGGAAAAAAACAGCCATGATAATCAAG cctctctggaAGAAGACTGTCCCTGGTTCTCTATTTTCCCTATTGACAATGAAGAGCTGGTATATGGGCGCTGGGAAGACAGCATTATCTGGGATGACCAGGAGATGGATCACCTGCTCATGCCACCTGTTCTTACGCTGGATCCTAATGATGAGAATATCATTCTCG AAATTCCTGACGAAAAGGAAGAAATGACATCCCACTCCCCATCAAAAGAGAATAAGAAGGAAAATGCAATCAAAAAGAGCCGCATCCTGCTGGGGAAGACTGGAGTGATAAAAGACGAGCCACAGCAG AACATGTCCCAGCCTGAAGTGAAAGACCCCTGGAACCTTTCCAATGATGAGTTCTACTATCCCAAACAGCAGGGCCTGAGGGGGACCTTTGGTGGAAACATCATCCAG CACTCCATTCCAGCACTGGAGCTGAGACAGCCCTTCTTCCCCACTCACATGGGACCAATGAAGCTGCGGCAGTTTCATAGACCAACTTTGAAGAAGTACTCATTTGGAGCGTTGGCTCAGCCTGGTCCCCATGCTGTCCAGCCACTGCTCAAGCACATAAAGAAGAAGGCGAAG ATGCGTGAGCAGGAACGTCAGGCATCAGGTGGAGGAGACATGTTCTTCATGAGAACCCCACAGGACTTGACAGGCAAAGATGGAGATCTGATCCTGGCAGAGTACAGTGAAGAATACCCTCCTCTCATAATGCAAGTCGGCATGGCCTCCAAGATCAAAAACTACTATAAAAGA AAACCTGGAAAGGATCCTGGAGCGCCTGACTGTAAATATGGAGAGACTGTGTACTGCCACACATCCCCTTTCCTGGGTTCACTGCATCCTGGTCAGCTGCTCCAG gCGTTTGAAAACAACCTTTTCCGTGCTCCAATCTACCTGCACAAGATGAAGGAGACTGATTTTCTGGTTATACGAACACGACACGGCTACTATGTCAGAGAGATTGTGGACATTTTTGTAGTTGGTCAGGAGTGCCCCTTGTTTGAGGTTCCTGGGCCTAATTCCAAACGAGCCAATACTCACATCAGAGACTTCCTTCAG GTGTTTATTTACCGCTTGTTCTGGAAGAGCAAGGATCGTCCCCGGAGAATCCGCATGGAGGATATAAAGAAAGCTTTTCCCTCACACTCGGAGAGCAGCATTAGGAAACGACTAAAACTCTGTGCTGACTTCAAACGTACAG GGATGGACTCTAACTGGTGGGTGCTAAAGCCTGACTTCAGATTGCctacagaagaagaaatcagagcCATGGTGTCTCCAGAGCAGTGTTGCTCTTACTATAGCATGCTAGTTGCAGAGCAGAGACTCAAG GATGCTGGATATGGTGAGAAGTCTTTCTTTGCTCCAGAAGAGGAGAATGAGGAGGACTTCCAAATGAAGATTGATGATGAG GTGCGGACCGCTCCTTGGAACACAACAAGAGCCTTCATCTCTGCCATGAAAGGAAAATGCCTGTTGGAGGTTACAGGTGTGGCTGATCCTACAGGATGTGGAGAAGGTTTCTCCTACGTCAAAGTGCCCAACAAGCCTACACAGCAGAAG GATGATAAGGAGCCACAGCCTGCCAAAAAGACAGTGACTGGGACAGATGCTGACTTGAGGAGGCTCTCTCTAAAGAATGCCAAGCAACTGCTGCGCAAGTTTGGTGTTCCTGAGGAAGAG ATAAAGAAGCTTTCGCGCTGGGAAGTGATTGACGTGGTGAGAACCATGTCCACAGAGCAGGCACGTTCAGGTGAAGGACCCATGAGCAAGTTTGCAAGAGGTTCTCGTTTCTCTGTTGCTGAGCACCAGGAGCGCTACAAGGAAGAGTGTCAAAGGATCTTTGACTTGCAGAACAA GGTGTTAGAATCGACAGAGGTGCtttccacagacacagacagcagctcagcagaggACAGTGACTTTGAGGAGATGGGAAAGAACATTGAGAACATGCTGCAGAACAAGAAGACCAGCTCCCAGCTTTCCCGTGAGAGGGAGGAACAGGAGAGGAAGGAGCTGCAAAGGATGCTGTTGGGCGAGGAGAGCGATCGTGACAACAAGGGACGCAAGGAGCGTCGCAAAGGCTTGT CCAGCTCTTTATCCACCAGCTCGCACAAGGATGATGACACATCCTCCGTCACCAGCCTGAACTCTTCAGCCACTGGAAGGCGACTCAAAATCTACCGGACCTTCAGGGATGAGGACGGGAAGGAATACGTCCGCTGCGAGACAGTACGCAAGGCTTCCGTCATTGATGCCTACACCAGGATCAGAACCACCAAGGATGACGAATTTAT ACGAAAGTTTGCCCTCTTCgatgagcagcacagagaggagatgaggaaagaGCGTCGGCGGATTCAGGAGCAGCTGAGGAGGCTGAAGAGAAACCAAGAGAAGGACAAGATCAAGGGGCCACCGGAGAAGAAGGCCAAGAAGGTCAAAGAGAGACCAGACCTCAAG CTGAAGTGCGGAGCATGTGGGGCCATTGGACACATGAGGACCAACAAGTTCTGCCCACTGTACTATCAGACCAATGCCCCGCCTTTTAACCCTGTGGCTAtgacagaggagcaggaggaggagctggaaaagaCTGTCATCCACAACGACAACGAGGAACTGATCAAGGTGGAGGGCACTAAGATCGTGCTGGGCAAACAACTCATTGAGAG TGCTGATGAGGTGCGTAGGAAGTCTTTAGTGCTCAAGTTCCCCAAGCAGCAGCTCCCCCAAAAGAAGAAGAGGCGTGTAGGCAGTGCAGTGCACTGCGATTATCTCAAT AAACCACACAAGGCCATCCACCGCAGACGCACTGACCCCATGGTGACCTTGTCTTCTGTGCTAGAGAGCATCATCAATGATATGCGGGATCACCCTAAC ACATACCCATTCCACACACCAGTCAACGCGAAGGTTGTGAAGGACTACTATAAGATCATCACTCGGCCCATGGACCTGCAGACACTGAGGGAGAATGTCCGTAAACGAATGTATCCATCGAGGGAGGAGTTCCGTGAAGCAGTGGAGCTTATTGTCAAAAACAGTGCCACCTACAACG GGGCTAAGCATCCAATAACACAGGTAGCACAGTCCATGCTGGACCTGTGTGATGCTAAACTTAAAGAG aagGAAGACAGACTGGTGAGGCTGGAGAAAGCCATCAATCCCCTgctggatgatgatgatcagGTGGCCTTCTCTTTCATCCTGGACAACATTGTGACCCAGAAAATGATGGTGGTTCCTGAT TCATGGCCGTTCCATCATCCTGTCAACAAAAAGTTTGTTCCAGATTATTATAAGGTGATTGTAAGCCCCATGGATCTGGAGAGCATCCGCAAG AACATTTCCAAGCATAAATACCAGAACCGAGATGCATTCCTTTCAGATGTCAGTCTCATCCACGCCAACAGTATCAAGTACAATG GGCCAGACAGTCCTTACACCAAGACAGCCCTGGAGATTGTTAATGTGTGTAAGCAGACCCTATCAGAG TATGATGAGCACTTGACTCAGTTGGAGAAGGACATTTCCACTGCTAAAGAGGCGGCTCTAGATGCAGCAGACTTGGAGAGTTTGGACCCGATGACTCCAGGGCCATACACGCCACAG GGACGCCACGGTAGGAGACCTGGGGAAGAAGAGTCAGATGTGGACATTGAAGGCTttgaggaggaagatgatggcAAGCCCAAGACTCCTGCTCCG GCAGAGGACGCAGAAGGAGATCTGGAGGACGAAGATGACGAAGAGGACATGTTGCTGCCACCTCACAGACGGGTTCGTGaccaggaggaagaggagtacgaggaagaagaggatggagagaacAGACGATCCAACCGGCCAGCCCAAGCCAGCGTGCTGTACCAGGATCTGCTCATGTCAGATGGAGAGGATGATGCcagtgaggaggagggtgaCAACCCTTTCTCCG CCATCCAGCTCTCAGAGAGCGGCAGTGACTCTGACAGAGAGGTGGATGTGCGACCTGCGCCTCCACGGAGAGCTCAAGAGATCGCGCGCATGGGTATGGACCAGGACGAGAGCATGATGTCGTACGAAGGGGACGGACCTGATGAGACTCACATGGAAGACAGTAATATCAG TTATGGTAGCTACgaggagacagacagcaggagTCAGATGCAGGCCTCTAGCATGGGAAATGGAGAAGAATATGGCAtcagcgaggaggaggaggaagacgaagaAGATGAAGCACGAAGGAGAGGCCCAGCTGTGCTCTCCCAGGTCCAGCTCAGTGAGGACGAGGAAAGTGAAGAGTTCAGATCTATCGGTGGAGACAGTGACTTGGACTCTGACAACTAG
- the taf1 gene encoding transcription initiation factor TFIID subunit 1 isoform X1: protein MSDSDSDEDQDRPFSLTGFLFGNINEDGQLEDDSVLDNESKKHLAGLGTLGLGSLITEITASEEEDQEENRDSGSVDAEGWVKSTEDAVDYSDISEVAEDETKKYRQAMGSLQPCRKTDDEDDYDADCEDIDSKLMPPPPPPSLPTSAKKEEPSSQSTNVGEEGDGIILPSIIAPSSTGDKVDFSSSSDSESETDRPCQGPGSGAPPDRLNLPLAGIMQKDAAKALPGVTQLFPEFRPGRVLRFLRLFGPGKNMPSVWRSARRKKKRKHRDPQPGTPPPEGEPTEPNQEKSSGWIYEYAPPPPPEQCLSDDEITMMAPVESKFSQACGDGDKEAESRPKVAEWRYGPAQLWYDMLGVPEDGSSFNYGFKLKEDQSSEPQKQETPKEITETPQEFQLQGGDEEDDDGGDNDDDDDRRKVRTALENELFLMVTQLQWEDDIIWNGEDVKHKGTKTQRASLAGWLPSSMTRNANAYNAQQGLSRSNSQLVPPTPPPMPKTSSISGSKREKNSHDNQASLEEDCPWFSIFPIDNEELVYGRWEDSIIWDDQEMDHLLMPPVLTLDPNDENIILEIPDEKEEMTSHSPSKENKKENAIKKSRILLGKTGVIKDEPQQNMSQPEVKDPWNLSNDEFYYPKQQGLRGTFGGNIIQHSIPALELRQPFFPTHMGPMKLRQFHRPTLKKYSFGALAQPGPHAVQPLLKHIKKKAKMREQERQASGGGDMFFMRTPQDLTGKDGDLILAEYSEEYPPLIMQVGMASKIKNYYKRKPGKDPGAPDCKYGETVYCHTSPFLGSLHPGQLLQAFENNLFRAPIYLHKMKETDFLVIRTRHGYYVREIVDIFVVGQECPLFEVPGPNSKRANTHIRDFLQVFIYRLFWKSKDRPRRIRMEDIKKAFPSHSESSIRKRLKLCADFKRTGMDSNWWVLKPDFRLPTEEEIRAMVSPEQCCSYYSMLVAEQRLKDAGYGEKSFFAPEEENEEDFQMKIDDEVRTAPWNTTRAFISAMKGKCLLEVTGVADPTGCGEGFSYVKVPNKPTQQKDDKEPQPAKKTVTGTDADLRRLSLKNAKQLLRKFGVPEEEIKKLSRWEVIDVVRTMSTEQARSGEGPMSKFARGSRFSVAEHQERYKEECQRIFDLQNKVLESTEVLSTDTDSSSAEDSDFEEMGKNIENMLQNKKTSSQLSREREEQERKELQRMLLGEESDRDNKGRKERRKGLSSSLSTSSHKDDDTSSVTSLNSSATGRRLKIYRTFRDEDGKEYVRCETVRKASVIDAYTRIRTTKDDEFIRKFALFDEQHREEMRKERRRIQEQLRRLKRNQEKDKIKGPPEKKAKKVKERPDLKVKLKCGACGAIGHMRTNKFCPLYYQTNAPPFNPVAMTEEQEEELEKTVIHNDNEELIKVEGTKIVLGKQLIESADEVRRKSLVLKFPKQQLPQKKKRRVGSAVHCDYLNKPHKAIHRRRTDPMVTLSSVLESIINDMRDHPNTYPFHTPVNAKVVKDYYKIITRPMDLQTLRENVRKRMYPSREEFREAVELIVKNSATYNGAKHPITQVAQSMLDLCDAKLKEKEDRLVRLEKAINPLLDDDDQVAFSFILDNIVTQKMMVVPDSWPFHHPVNKKFVPDYYKVIVSPMDLESIRKNISKHKYQNRDAFLSDVSLIHANSIKYNGPDSPYTKTALEIVNVCKQTLSEYDEHLTQLEKDISTAKEAALDAADLESLDPMTPGPYTPQGRHGRRPGEEESDVDIEGFEEEDDGKPKTPAPAEDAEGDLEDEDDEEDMLLPPHRRVRDQEEEEYEEEEDGENRRSNRPAQASVLYQDLLMSDGEDDASEEEGDNPFSAIQLSESGSDSDREVDVRPAPPRRAQEIARMGMDQDESMMSYEGDGPDETHMEDSNISYGSYEETDSRSQMQASSMGNGEEYGISEEEEEDEEDEARRRGPAVLSQVQLSEDEESEEFRSIGGDSDLDSDN, encoded by the exons TCGGAGAAGAGGGTGACGGCATCATCTTGCCCTCCATCATTGCGCCATCCTCTACAGGTGATAAGGTTGACTTTAGCAGTTCCTCAGACTCTGAGTCAGAAACTGACCGTCCGTGCCAAGGCCCAGGGTCCGGAGCCCCCCCGGACCGGCTCAACCTCCCACTTGCTGGCATAATGCAAAAAGATGCTGCTAAGGCACTACCGGGTGTCACACAGCTTTTCCCAGAGTTTAGGCCTGGAAGG GTGCTTAGGTTCTTACGACTGTTTGGTCCTGGAAAAAACATGCCGTCAGTTTGGAGGAGTGCCCGCAGGAAGAAGAAGCGAAAGCACCGGGACCCTCAGCCCGGGACACCACCTCCAGAGGGGGAGCCCACAGAACCAAACCAGGAGAAGTCGTCTGGATGGATTTACGAATATgccccacctcctcccccagAGCAATGTCTCTCTGATGATGAG ATAACAATGATGGCTCCAGTGGAATCTAAGTTCTCACAAGCATGTGGTGATGGGGACAAGGAGGCAGAGTCTCGACCCAAAGTGGCAGAATGGAGATATGGTCCAGCCCAGCTATGGTACGACATGCTAGGGGTTCCTGAGGATGGGAGCAGTTTCAACTATGGCTTTAAGCTGAAAGAAGATCAGTCCAGTGAGCCTCAGAAGCAGGAAACGCCTAAAGAAATAACAGAGACTCCTCAAGAG TTTCAGCTACAGGGTGGcgatgaggaggatgatgatggtggtgataatgatgacgatgatgacaGACGTAAAGTCAGAACAGCCCTTGAGAATGAGCTCTTCCTGATGGTCACTCAGCTTCAGTGGGAGGACGATATCATCTGGAATGGGGAGGATGTAAAACACAAGGGCACCAAGACTCAGCGAGCCAGCCTGGCGGGATGGCTGCCCTCTAGCATGACCCGCAATGCCAATGCTTACAATGCACAGCAAG GTCTGTCAAGAAGTAATTCCCAGTTGGTGCCACCTACACCTCCACCCATGCCCAAAACGTCTTCAATCTCTGGCTCTAAGCGGGAAAAAAACAGCCATGATAATCAAG cctctctggaAGAAGACTGTCCCTGGTTCTCTATTTTCCCTATTGACAATGAAGAGCTGGTATATGGGCGCTGGGAAGACAGCATTATCTGGGATGACCAGGAGATGGATCACCTGCTCATGCCACCTGTTCTTACGCTGGATCCTAATGATGAGAATATCATTCTCG AAATTCCTGACGAAAAGGAAGAAATGACATCCCACTCCCCATCAAAAGAGAATAAGAAGGAAAATGCAATCAAAAAGAGCCGCATCCTGCTGGGGAAGACTGGAGTGATAAAAGACGAGCCACAGCAG AACATGTCCCAGCCTGAAGTGAAAGACCCCTGGAACCTTTCCAATGATGAGTTCTACTATCCCAAACAGCAGGGCCTGAGGGGGACCTTTGGTGGAAACATCATCCAG CACTCCATTCCAGCACTGGAGCTGAGACAGCCCTTCTTCCCCACTCACATGGGACCAATGAAGCTGCGGCAGTTTCATAGACCAACTTTGAAGAAGTACTCATTTGGAGCGTTGGCTCAGCCTGGTCCCCATGCTGTCCAGCCACTGCTCAAGCACATAAAGAAGAAGGCGAAG ATGCGTGAGCAGGAACGTCAGGCATCAGGTGGAGGAGACATGTTCTTCATGAGAACCCCACAGGACTTGACAGGCAAAGATGGAGATCTGATCCTGGCAGAGTACAGTGAAGAATACCCTCCTCTCATAATGCAAGTCGGCATGGCCTCCAAGATCAAAAACTACTATAAAAGA AAACCTGGAAAGGATCCTGGAGCGCCTGACTGTAAATATGGAGAGACTGTGTACTGCCACACATCCCCTTTCCTGGGTTCACTGCATCCTGGTCAGCTGCTCCAG gCGTTTGAAAACAACCTTTTCCGTGCTCCAATCTACCTGCACAAGATGAAGGAGACTGATTTTCTGGTTATACGAACACGACACGGCTACTATGTCAGAGAGATTGTGGACATTTTTGTAGTTGGTCAGGAGTGCCCCTTGTTTGAGGTTCCTGGGCCTAATTCCAAACGAGCCAATACTCACATCAGAGACTTCCTTCAG GTGTTTATTTACCGCTTGTTCTGGAAGAGCAAGGATCGTCCCCGGAGAATCCGCATGGAGGATATAAAGAAAGCTTTTCCCTCACACTCGGAGAGCAGCATTAGGAAACGACTAAAACTCTGTGCTGACTTCAAACGTACAG GGATGGACTCTAACTGGTGGGTGCTAAAGCCTGACTTCAGATTGCctacagaagaagaaatcagagcCATGGTGTCTCCAGAGCAGTGTTGCTCTTACTATAGCATGCTAGTTGCAGAGCAGAGACTCAAG GATGCTGGATATGGTGAGAAGTCTTTCTTTGCTCCAGAAGAGGAGAATGAGGAGGACTTCCAAATGAAGATTGATGATGAG GTGCGGACCGCTCCTTGGAACACAACAAGAGCCTTCATCTCTGCCATGAAAGGAAAATGCCTGTTGGAGGTTACAGGTGTGGCTGATCCTACAGGATGTGGAGAAGGTTTCTCCTACGTCAAAGTGCCCAACAAGCCTACACAGCAGAAG GATGATAAGGAGCCACAGCCTGCCAAAAAGACAGTGACTGGGACAGATGCTGACTTGAGGAGGCTCTCTCTAAAGAATGCCAAGCAACTGCTGCGCAAGTTTGGTGTTCCTGAGGAAGAG ATAAAGAAGCTTTCGCGCTGGGAAGTGATTGACGTGGTGAGAACCATGTCCACAGAGCAGGCACGTTCAGGTGAAGGACCCATGAGCAAGTTTGCAAGAGGTTCTCGTTTCTCTGTTGCTGAGCACCAGGAGCGCTACAAGGAAGAGTGTCAAAGGATCTTTGACTTGCAGAACAA GGTGTTAGAATCGACAGAGGTGCtttccacagacacagacagcagctcagcagaggACAGTGACTTTGAGGAGATGGGAAAGAACATTGAGAACATGCTGCAGAACAAGAAGACCAGCTCCCAGCTTTCCCGTGAGAGGGAGGAACAGGAGAGGAAGGAGCTGCAAAGGATGCTGTTGGGCGAGGAGAGCGATCGTGACAACAAGGGACGCAAGGAGCGTCGCAAAGGCTTGT CCAGCTCTTTATCCACCAGCTCGCACAAGGATGATGACACATCCTCCGTCACCAGCCTGAACTCTTCAGCCACTGGAAGGCGACTCAAAATCTACCGGACCTTCAGGGATGAGGACGGGAAGGAATACGTCCGCTGCGAGACAGTACGCAAGGCTTCCGTCATTGATGCCTACACCAGGATCAGAACCACCAAGGATGACGAATTTAT ACGAAAGTTTGCCCTCTTCgatgagcagcacagagaggagatgaggaaagaGCGTCGGCGGATTCAGGAGCAGCTGAGGAGGCTGAAGAGAAACCAAGAGAAGGACAAGATCAAGGGGCCACCGGAGAAGAAGGCCAAGAAGGTCAAAGAGAGACCAGACCTCAAGGTAAAA CTGAAGTGCGGAGCATGTGGGGCCATTGGACACATGAGGACCAACAAGTTCTGCCCACTGTACTATCAGACCAATGCCCCGCCTTTTAACCCTGTGGCTAtgacagaggagcaggaggaggagctggaaaagaCTGTCATCCACAACGACAACGAGGAACTGATCAAGGTGGAGGGCACTAAGATCGTGCTGGGCAAACAACTCATTGAGAG TGCTGATGAGGTGCGTAGGAAGTCTTTAGTGCTCAAGTTCCCCAAGCAGCAGCTCCCCCAAAAGAAGAAGAGGCGTGTAGGCAGTGCAGTGCACTGCGATTATCTCAAT AAACCACACAAGGCCATCCACCGCAGACGCACTGACCCCATGGTGACCTTGTCTTCTGTGCTAGAGAGCATCATCAATGATATGCGGGATCACCCTAAC ACATACCCATTCCACACACCAGTCAACGCGAAGGTTGTGAAGGACTACTATAAGATCATCACTCGGCCCATGGACCTGCAGACACTGAGGGAGAATGTCCGTAAACGAATGTATCCATCGAGGGAGGAGTTCCGTGAAGCAGTGGAGCTTATTGTCAAAAACAGTGCCACCTACAACG GGGCTAAGCATCCAATAACACAGGTAGCACAGTCCATGCTGGACCTGTGTGATGCTAAACTTAAAGAG aagGAAGACAGACTGGTGAGGCTGGAGAAAGCCATCAATCCCCTgctggatgatgatgatcagGTGGCCTTCTCTTTCATCCTGGACAACATTGTGACCCAGAAAATGATGGTGGTTCCTGAT TCATGGCCGTTCCATCATCCTGTCAACAAAAAGTTTGTTCCAGATTATTATAAGGTGATTGTAAGCCCCATGGATCTGGAGAGCATCCGCAAG AACATTTCCAAGCATAAATACCAGAACCGAGATGCATTCCTTTCAGATGTCAGTCTCATCCACGCCAACAGTATCAAGTACAATG GGCCAGACAGTCCTTACACCAAGACAGCCCTGGAGATTGTTAATGTGTGTAAGCAGACCCTATCAGAG TATGATGAGCACTTGACTCAGTTGGAGAAGGACATTTCCACTGCTAAAGAGGCGGCTCTAGATGCAGCAGACTTGGAGAGTTTGGACCCGATGACTCCAGGGCCATACACGCCACAG GGACGCCACGGTAGGAGACCTGGGGAAGAAGAGTCAGATGTGGACATTGAAGGCTttgaggaggaagatgatggcAAGCCCAAGACTCCTGCTCCG GCAGAGGACGCAGAAGGAGATCTGGAGGACGAAGATGACGAAGAGGACATGTTGCTGCCACCTCACAGACGGGTTCGTGaccaggaggaagaggagtacgaggaagaagaggatggagagaacAGACGATCCAACCGGCCAGCCCAAGCCAGCGTGCTGTACCAGGATCTGCTCATGTCAGATGGAGAGGATGATGCcagtgaggaggagggtgaCAACCCTTTCTCCG CCATCCAGCTCTCAGAGAGCGGCAGTGACTCTGACAGAGAGGTGGATGTGCGACCTGCGCCTCCACGGAGAGCTCAAGAGATCGCGCGCATGGGTATGGACCAGGACGAGAGCATGATGTCGTACGAAGGGGACGGACCTGATGAGACTCACATGGAAGACAGTAATATCAG TTATGGTAGCTACgaggagacagacagcaggagTCAGATGCAGGCCTCTAGCATGGGAAATGGAGAAGAATATGGCAtcagcgaggaggaggaggaagacgaagaAGATGAAGCACGAAGGAGAGGCCCAGCTGTGCTCTCCCAGGTCCAGCTCAGTGAGGACGAGGAAAGTGAAGAGTTCAGATCTATCGGTGGAGACAGTGACTTGGACTCTGACAACTAG